Proteins from a single region of Gorilla gorilla gorilla isolate KB3781 chromosome 16, NHGRI_mGorGor1-v2.1_pri, whole genome shotgun sequence:
- the GOLGA6L7 gene encoding LOW QUALITY PROTEIN: golgin subfamily A member 6-like protein 7 (The sequence of the model RefSeq protein was modified relative to this genomic sequence to represent the inferred CDS: inserted 1 base in 1 codon; substituted 2 bases at 2 genomic stop codons): MXPQPHLPPHPMMSEKTQQRKLAGTKKKFTDYHQWNSAGVGTGATDTKKKKINNGTNPETTTSGGCHSPKDKQQNQAQLKEEKKASHQHXQALRRQLEAQDHTIRILMCQKTELETALHDSQDTARKFEEDSKDLAGRLCHSWHFAGELQWALSAMSTEHERADRYIEELTKERDALSLELYRNTITNEELKEKNAELQEKXLVETEKSEIQLHIKELKRKLETDKSLLPQVQTNTLQEKMWRQEEELRDQEKLRKHEEKMWRQEQRLRDQEKELWEQEQQMREQEQQMREQEEQMREQEEQVRKQEEQVRKQEEQVRKQEEQVRKQEEQVRKQEEQVRKQEEQVRKQEEQVRKQEEQVRKQEEQVRKQEEQMGEQEGQMGEHEGQMGEQEGQMGEQEEQMRKQEEQMGEQEEQMQKQQEQMGEQEEQMRKQEEQMGEQEEQMGEQEEQTQKQVERLRFKEERLWDEYEKMQEEEEKIRGQVEKMWEKKERMGEQEEKMQEERCSEPCLPPSKYPCDMSHPGSLEPAREAGKGYSHDHHTAQQIMQLHPGMKNDQERPGLGSTSCIPFFYRGDKKKIKIINI, from the exons ATGTGACCCcaaccccacctccctccccaccccatgatGTCCGAAAAAACCCAACAAAGAAAATTGGCTGGGaccaagaaaaaa TTCACAGACTATCATCAGTGGAACAGTGCTGGTGTTGGTACTGGAGCAACCGacaccaaaaagaagaaaataaataatggcaCTAACCCTGAGACAACCACTTCTGGGGGTTGCCATTCACCTAAGGAT AAACAACAGAACCAAGCTCAGCTGAAAGAG GAAAAGAAGGCAAGCCACCAACATTAGCAAGCCCTAAGGAGGCAGCTAGAG GCCCAGGATCATACCATACGAATCCTTATGTGTCAGAAAACTGAACTGGAAACAGCGCTCCATGACAGCCAGGATACTGCCAGGAAATTTGAAG AAGATTCCAAGGATCTGGCAGGCCGCCTGTGTCATTCCTGGCACTTTGCAGGAGAGTTACAGTGGGCTCTCTCTGCTATGTCCACAGAGCACGAGAGGGCGGACAGG TACATCGAGGAGTTAACAAAGGAGAGGGACGCCCTGAGTCTGGAACTGTACAGGAACAC CATAACCAATGAGGAGCTGAAGGAGAAAAATGCCGAACTCCAAGAAA CTTTGGTAGAAACTGAAAAGTCTGAGATCCAGCTCCACATCAAGGAGCTAAAAAGAAAACTGGAGACGGACAAAAGCCTGCTGCCACAG GTTCAAACCAACACTTTGCAGGAGAAGatgtggaggcaggaggaggagctACGGGATCAGGAGAAGCTACGGAAGCACGAGGAGAAGATGTGGAGACAGGAGCAGAGGCTGCGGGACCAGGAGAAGGAGCTGTGGGAGCAGGAGCAGCAGATGCGGGAGCAGGAGCAGCAGATgcgggagcaggaggagcagatgcgggagcaggaggagcaggtgcggaagcaggaggagcaggtgcggaagcaggaggagcaggtgcggaagcaggaggagcaggtgcggaagcaggaggagcaggtgcggaagcaggaggagcaggtgcggaagcaggaggagcaggtgcggaagcaggaggagcaggtgcggaagcaggaggagcaggtgcggaagcaggaggagcaggtgCGGAAGCAGGAGGAGCAGATGGGGGAGCAGGAGGGGCAGATGGGGGAGCACGAGGGGCAGATGGGGGAGCAGGAGGGGCAGAtgggggagcaggaggagcagatgcggaagcaggaggagcagatgggggagcaggaggagcagatgcagaagcagcaggagcagatgggggagcaggaggagcagatgaggaagcaggaggagcagatgggggagcaggaggagcagatgggggagcaggaggagcagacGCAGAAGCAGGTCGAGAGGCTGCGATTCAAGGAGGAGAGGCTGTGGGATGAGTATGAGAAgatgcaggaggaggaggagaagatcCGGGGGCAGGTGGAGAAGATGTGGGAGAAGAAGGAGAGGATGGGAGAGCAGGAGGAGAAGATGCAGGAGGAGCGGTGCTCAgagccctgcctccctccctccaaatATCCTTGTGATATGAGCCACCCTGGCAGCCTGGAGCCTGCACGAGAGGCCGGGAAGGGTTATTCCCATGACCACCACACTGCACAGCAGATCATGCAGCTGCACCCTGGAATGAAGAATGACCAGGAGCGCCCAGGCTTAGGCAGCACCTCCTGCATCCCATTCTTCTACCGAGGAGACAAGAAAAAGATCAAGATCATCAATATCTAA